A window of Variovorax paradoxus EPS genomic DNA:
CGAAGGTCATCGTGCCGAGGCAGAGTTCGGAAACCAGGAGGCCGGTGCGGCCGAATTTGCGGTACTGCATGGAATAGGTCCTTTGCGTTGAGAGAGGTGTCGGGGGATGCCGGGAGGCGCGTCGGTAAAAAGTATCCGCCCGCGGGCCCCGGCGCGGCGAGCGCGTTCCTGCAAAGTCTTTGCCTATTTCTCCAGACCTCGTTCCAGACCCGTGCAGATTCGTGGGAGCGGCGCTAAGCTGCAAACCACCCGATCCTCCACGGTGCGCGCCGCCGTGATTCCCACCGCCATCCCCCCGCGAGAGGCCCCCTACATGTCCGACGAAACACCCGAAATCGCTGCAGCCCTTGCCCAGCCGATGCCGCTGGAGCCCGAACTCGACGAAGCCAGGAAGGAACTGGTGGCGCTCATCAACCGCATCACCGGCGGGCGCGACGGCACGGTGGAAACGCCGGTGGCCGGCCTGCAGGTGTACTGCATCAGCAAGCCCGACCGCCCCAAGCACGCCTTCGCCACCCCGGCGCTTGGGCTGATCGCGCAGGGTTCCAAGCGGATCATCATGGGCGACGACATCTATGTGTACGACCCGATGCACTACCTCGTGACCTCGGTCGACCTGCCGGTGTGCGGCCAGGTGCGCCTGACGAGCGACAACGAGCCGTACCTTGGCCTTCGGCTGGAGCTGGCGCTCGACGAAATCGGCGAGCTCATCGGCGACGAGAAGCTGCCCGCCAAGGCGAACGCGCCGGCTTCCCGCGGCATGTACGTGAACCGCATCGCGATGCCCGTGCTGGAGCCGGTGCTGCGGCTGCTGCGGCTGGTCGAGAACCCGGAAGACGTGCCGATCATGGCGCCGCTCATCAAGCGCGAGATCATGTATCGGCTGCTGGTGAACGGCGAGGGCGCGCGCCTCCGCCAGATCGCGCTCCAGGACAGCCACACCCAGCGCATCGCCAAGGCCATCAGCGCATTGCGCATCAACTATGCGCAGTCGCTGCGGGTGGAGGACATGGCGCGCGCGGTGCACATGAGCGTGTCGTCGTTCCACCACCACTTCAAGGCGGTGACCGCGATGAGCCCGCTGCAGTACCAGAAGCAGCTTCGCCTGCAGGAGGCGCGCCGCCAGATGCTGGTGACCGGCATCGACGTGGCGAGCGCGGCGCACAGCGTGGGCTACGAAAGCCCCTCGCAGTTCGCACGCGAGTACGGCCGCATGTTCGGTGCGCCGCCGCTGCGCGACAAGCAGCGCTGGCTCTCGGAGGCGGGCAACGATGCGATGGGGGCGGCTTCGATGGAAGCGGCCTGAACGGCAGCCCGGACAAACAAGCCGCATGGCCGAATCGAAAGTCGCGATCTACGGCGCCATCGGCGCCAATGTCGCTATCGCCATCACCAAGTTCGTCGTGGCGGGCATCACCGGCAGCTCGGCGATGCTGTCGGAGGGCATCCACTCGGCGGTCGACACCTTCAACGGCGTGCTGCTGCTGGTGGGCCTCAAGCTCAGCAAGCGGCCCGCAACGCCCGAGCATCCGTTCGGCCACGGCAAGGAGCTCTATTTCTGGAGCCTGATCGTGGCGGTGCTGATCTTCGGGCTGGGCGGCGGCGTGTCGTTCTACGAGGGCATCCAGCACATCCGCGCGCCGGAGCCGATGCGCGATCCGACGTGGAACTACGTCGTGCTCGCGGCGGCCTTCGTGTTCGAGGGCACGAGCTTTCTGATTGCGCTCAAGCAGTTCCGCGCGCAGGCCAAGGGCACGCCGTTCTGGCAGGCGCTGGACCGCAGCAAGGACCCGACCACCTACACCGTGCTGGCCGAGGATTCTGCCGCGCTTGTGGGGCTCTTGGTGGCGGCGCTCGGCATCTACCTCGGCCACGCGCTGGACATGCCCGTGCTCGATGGCGTGGCCTCGGTGGTCATCGGCGTGCTGCTGGCCGGTGTGGCCGTGCTGCTCATCGCGCAGGCGCGGGGTCTCCTGATCGGCGAGGGCATCCGGCCCGAGACGGCGCGCGCCATCCGCGCCATCGCGATGGAGCAGCCCAGCGTCGAAGACGTGGGCCATGTGCTGTCGATGTACATCGGCGCCGACGAGGCGCTGGTGATCGTCGATGTGAACTTCAAGGACGACATTTCCACGGGCGAGGCGGGCGACGCCATCGCGGCCATCGAGACCGAGGTGCGCGCGCGTTTCCCGACGATCAAGCGCATCTTCATCGAGGCGACCGAGGCGCCGCAGGCCGGCGCGGCACCGGCGAAAGACGGAGGTGCCTTGTAGCACTTGCTGCAATTTCTTGCGTTGTCACGACCATGCGGGTTTCAAATTTTTTCGTTATTGTTTTGCTCGCTGCAGCACCCCGGCGCACAGGCGCCGGGAGAACCAAACAACACGGAGAGATGCATGCTTTGGGAAAAGAAGCTGGCGCAGTGGAGCGCCGCCGTTCGTGACCGCGCCAACCTGCCGGCACGCCTCACGCTGTGGGACGGCCAGTCCTACGACTTCGGCAATTTCAGCGGACCTTCGGTCACGCTTCACGTCAAATCACCGGCAGCGCTGTCGCTGATGCTGCAGCCCACCCTCGATAACCTGGGCGAGGCCTACGTCAAGAGCAAGATCGACATCGAGGGCAAGCTCAGCGACGTGATCGACATCGCCTACGGCCTCGCGAAGACATCGATCGACAAGCAGGGCGGGGCGCTGCAGAACATGGCGCGCTACTTCGCGCACACCAAATCGTCGGACAAGAAATCGATCCAGTACCACTACGACGTTTCCAACGAGTTCTACCAGCAGTGGCTCGATGCGAACATGGTCTATTCGTGCGCCTACTTCGAGAACGGCGACGAAGACCTCGCCACCGCGCAGTTGAAGAAGATCGACCACATCCTCACCAAGATCGACCTCAGGCCGGGCCAGACGCTGCTGGACATCGGCTGCGGCTGGGGCGCGCTGGTGATCCGCGCGGCGCAGAAGTTCGGCGCGCGCTGCGTGGGCGTGACGCTCTCGCAGAACCAGTTCGACCTGGCCACCGAGCGCGTGAAGGCCGCGGGCCTGGAAGACCGCATCGAGATCCGCCTGCAGGACTACCGCGACGTGACCGGCCAGTTCGACCGCATCACCAGCGTCGGCATGTTCGAGCATGTGGGCCGCAAGAACCTGCCCACCTACTTCAAGCACGTGCGCGAACTCCTGGCCGACGACGGCGTGGTGATGAACCATGGCATCACCTCGTCCGACCCCGAAGGCGGCGGTGTCTCGTACGGTGGCGGCGACTTCATCGACCGCTACGTGTTCCCCAACGGCGAACTGCCGCACATCAGCCTCGCGCTGCAGGCCATGCAGCAGGGCGGGCTCGAAGCCTTCGACATCGAGAACCTGCGCCGGCACTACGCGCAGACGCTGCGCTACTGGAGCGACAGCTACGAGGCCAACAGCGACAAGCTGCGCACGATGGTCGACGAGGAGAAATTCCGCATCTGGCGCGTGTACCTCGCGGGTTGCGCGTATGCGTTCGAGAACGACGATGTAGCGATCTACCAGATAGTGGGGCGCAAGGCGGGGAGGGCGGCGAAGACGCTGCCGTGGTCGCGGCGCTATATCTACAACGGCACCTCGGCGCTGAACGCGGCTTGATGTTCCGGTGCCGCCGCATCGGCATGGCGGCAAAGCGATATCGCAAGGGCGCGCGGGCGCGTGAACAAGACAACGGAGGGCCAGCGCCAGCACGGATTCGCACGGCCCGATAGCATCACGGGCTCGCGGCTTCTCACCACCTCGGCGCTCACCGGACACCCCGTTCGGGGCAGCCTCCCCGGCCCGCGAAGAACCCCATGAGCGTCAGCACCAAAACAACAAACCGCCCCCTGGTCATCGCATCGATCATGGCCTCAATGGCCATGGTCGCCATCGAAGCCACCATCGTCTCCACCGTCATGCCGCAGATCGCCTCCGAACTCGGCGGGCTGCATCTCTACAGCTGGGTCTTCGCTTCGTTCCTGCTCGCGCAGACCGCGATGACCGTGGTGTTCGGCAAGCTCAGCGACTTGTACGGGCGCAAGCCCATCATGTTCGTGGGCATCGCGATCTTCGTCATCGGTTCGGTGCTCGCGGGCTTCTCGTGGTCGATGCCGGCCATGATCTGTTTCCGTCTCATCCAGGGCATCGGCGCGGGCGCGATCCAGCCGGTGTCGCTCACCATCGTCGGCGATCTCTATCCGGTGCGCGAACGCGGCAAGGTGCAGGGCTACCTCGCGAGCGTGTGGGCGGTGTCGGCCGTCGTGGGGCCGATGATCGGCGCGCTCATCGTGCAGAAGCTGTCGTGGGCCTGGATCTTCTGGGTCAACGTGCCCATCGGCCTGGCCGCGGCGGCGGGTTTCTGGTTCTTCCTGCACGAGGCGCCGACGGTGCGCCGCTCGTCCATCGACATGGTGGGCGCGGTGCTGTTCACCGTCGGCATCGCCTCGCTGATGATCGCGCTGACCGAGTTCGGCGTCGGCAACTCGGGCGTCGCGCTCGCGTGGGCCGGGCTCTTCGTGGTCACGCTCGCGCTCTTCATCGCGCAGGAGCGCCGCGCGGCCGACCCGATGGTGTCGCTCAAGCTCTGGGGCGCACGGATGATCGCGACGGTCAACGGCGCGGCGATGCTCGCCGGCATGGTGCTGATCGGCATCACCACGTTCCTGCCGATGTACGTGCAGGTGGTGCTGGAGCGCTCGTCGGTCACGGCCGGCCTCACGCTCACGATGGTGATGCTGGGCTGGCCCATCGGCGCGACGCTGACCTCGCGCACCTTCCACCGCATCGGCCTCTGGCGCATGGTGGTCGTCGGCGCCGCGCTGATTCCGGTGGGCACCGCGACCTTCGCGCTGCTCGGGGCCGGCAGCTCGCCGGTGCTGCCGGCCATCGGCTCGTTCATCATCGGTTTAGGCATGGGCGTGATGAGCCTGGCTTCGCTGATCCTGATCCAGGAGGGCGTGGAGCTCTCGCAGCGCGGCATCGCCACGGCTTCGAACGTGTTCTCGCGCAACCTCGGGAGCGCGCTGGGCGCGGCCTTCTTCGGCGCGGTCTTCAACTTCGGGTTGACGCGGGGGGACGGCAGCATGATGTTCACGGACGACGAACTGCGGCTGCTGCTGCAGGGCGTGCACGGCTCGGTGGCGGGGGATGCGGGTATCCGGTTGGCGCTGGGCAGCTCGCTGCACCTCACGTTTCTGATGATGCTGGTGGTGAGCCTTGGCGTGGTGGTGCTGGCGTTGTGGTTGCCGAAGGAAGGGTTGGAGACGCGGGCGGTCAAGGAAGACAACAAGGTCGTGCAGAAGTAGGGGATGTCTGTCAGGCGCCGCTTCAGACGCCGCATTCAAGTGATTTCTTCGGCCATTTGAAGGAAAAGTGTCCTTCTTAATGGACATTTTTCGCTTGATGCCTAAAAATGTGGCATATGAAGGACAAAATCCGACTACCCATTGAATTAGGCCAAGCCATCCAGCGCGCGCGAAAAGGGGGCCGCCTGAAGGCGACCGACATCGCCGCGCGCTCTGGCCGCGCGCGCAACGTTCTCTATCGACTGGAGCGAGGGGAAGACATCACCGTGGCCTCGCTGTTCGACATCCTGCGCGCCATGGATCTCACGATCGGCCTGCAGCGCTTGGGCATGCCGACACTGGAAGAAGTCACGGACCGCTTCGGACAGGATGACGACGATGCTTCCTGAAAAGATCAGGCAGCTCGACGTCGAGATCGCCGGCGCGCCGGCCGGCCAGTTGCTCAAGCACTCGGTCTACGAGTTCCGGTATCTCGACAGCGGTGTGGAGCAGCCCTCGGTCGCGTTGCTGATGCCACCGACCCGGCCGACCTACCAGGATGGCGACCTTTTCGCAGTGATGGACCAGAACCTCCCCGAGGGCGACCTGTACCTGCGTCTGCGGGCGATGTTCCCCAAGCAGCAGCTCACGCAGATGCATCTGCTCGCAGTGGTGGGATCCAACGGCATCGGGCGCTTGGGCTTCCGGCTGGCGGGAGCAGAGGCGCCTGCGGTGCCCCGGATCATCGACCGCAAGGCCTTGCTCGCCACCCGCTACACGCCCGAGGTGTTCGACGAACTGGTGCGCGCGTACCTGAGCACCGGCGCCGGCATTGCCGGCATGCAGCCGAAGATCATGGTGCCGGACAGGGTCAGCGTTCCGGTGCCCACGATCATCGTGAAGGCGGGCGCAGCTTCCTATCCGGGCCTGTCGGCCAACGAGTTCATGTGCCTGACGGCCGCCGGCCACGCCGGCATCGAGACGCCCACATTCGACCTCTCGGACGATGGGCAACTGCTGCTGGTCGACCGTTTCGACATCGCGGCGGACGGGTCCCGGATCGGCTTCGAGGACATCGCGGCGCTGATGAACCTTCGCGTGCGCGACATCCAGTCCGACCGGAAGTACCACGGGAGCTACCAGCGCATCGCCGAGTTGATGCAATACCTCCAACTGCCCAGCGAAAACCTCGCGCGCTTCTTCGAGCAGGTGGCGTTCAGCATCATGGTTCGCAACGGCGACGGCCACCTCAAGAACTACGGATTGCTCTACACCTCGACCGCCGATTGCCGCCTTGCGCCGATGTTCGACGTGGTGACGACAGCGCTCTACCGGTACACGCGCTACGAAGGCGGTCCCGAACTCGAGGACCGCACGCTGGCGCTCAAGCTCTTCGCGGGCAAGGGCCACACGAAGGCCTACCCGACGACCGAGGAGTTGCTGCTGTTCGGCAGCAAGGTCTGCGGGGTCGCCAGGCCGGAACTCGTTCTTGCGCGAATCGCGGAGGGGATGCAGAAGACGTTGCGCCTGGCAGCCGGTGACCCACGAATCCCGAAGGACCTGCTGGAGAAGATGCGGGACATCTGGGCCGATGGGATGACTTACGCCAAGGCGCGGTAGATCCGCGGTCGCGAAGCGACGATCCTAGAAAGCCCTGGCCGCGTCACCAACGAAGAAAACCGCGCATGCATATGCGCAAACGCGCGGGCATCATGTCGCTCCCTTTCCACTTTCCATCGCACTTCATGACCTACCTTGCCGCCCCCGAGCGCTACGACGCCATTCCCTACCGACGCGTCGGGCGCAGCGGGCTCGTGCTGCCTGCCATTTCGCTCGGGCTCTGGCACAACTTCGGCGACAGCACACCCATCGACGTGCAGCGTAAGCTGTTGCGCACGGCCTTCGACCTGGGCATCAACCACTTCGACCTCGCCAACAACTACGGCCCGCCGTACGGCAGCGCCGAAACCAATTTCGGCCGTCTGCTGAGGGAAGATTTCAAGGCGTACCGTGACGAACTCATCATCTCCAGCAAGGCCGGCTGGGACATGTGGCCCGGCCCCTACGGCCAGGGCGGGGGCTCCCGCAAATACGTGCTCGCGAGCCTCGACCAGAGCCTGCAGCGCCTGGGCCTCGACTACGTCGACATCTTCTATTCGCACCGCTTCGATCCGCACACGCCGCTGGAAGAAACCGCCTCCGCGCTGGCGCAGGCCGTGCAGCAGGGCAAGGCGCTCTACATCGGCATCTCGTCTTACTCAGCTGGCAAGACGCGCGAAATCGCCGCGCTGCTGCGCGAATGGAAGGTGCCGCTGCTCATCCACCAGCCGGCCTACAACCTGTTCAACCGCTGGATCGAAAAAGACCTGCTCGATGCCACCGGCGAACTCGGCGCGGGCGTGATCGCCTTCACGCCGCTGGCGCAGGGGCTGCTCACCGACAAGTACCTCAAGGGCATTCCGGCCGATGCGCGCATCAACCGGCCCGGCGGCGGCTCGCTCAAGCAGGAGCACCTGTCGGACGACAACGTGGAACGCGCACGCGCGCTCAACGAGATCGCCAAGCGCCGCGGCCAGAGCCTTGCGCAACTCGCGCTGACCTGGACGCTTCGCGATCCGCGCGTGAGTTCTGCGCTGATCGGTGCGAGCCGGCCCGAGCAGATCGTCGACAACGTCGCCGCCTTGCGCCATGCGCCGCTGAGCGCCGAAGAGCTCGCCGAGATCGACAAGTACGCCGTGGAAGGCGGCGTGAACCTCTGGGAAAAGCCGTCGACCGACTTCGCGTGACGACGGCCAACGCTGCCGCGTTTATTCGAGCGTGAACCCGATCTTCACCGTCACCTGCCAATGCGCGACCTTGCCGTCCACCACATGGCCGCGCGTCTCGGTGACGGTGAACCACTGGATGTTGCGCACCGTCTCGTGCGCCTTGGCGATCGCGGTCTGCACCGCGTCCTCGATGCCGACCGGCGACGAGCCGGTCAGCTCGAGAGACTTGTAGACGTGGTTCGACATGTGCGTGCTCCTTGTGAATGGGTGTGGAGCCATCGTAGTCATGGCACGTGGTCGCGGGTGGAATTTTCTGCATCAGGTAACTCGCAATCCTTCTTTGAGAAAGCGAAGTGCCTGCGCAGAATCGCCCCCAGCGTTCACCCGGAAGTTGTTCATGCCACAGCGCAGTCTTTATGTTTCTCCGGCGGCCCAGGCCCGCCACGTTCTCGCGCTGACCACGGCAGCGTGGCGCATCGCGCCGTCTTCGCCGCACGAGGTGGCGCGGTGTGCGCCGCACGGCTATATGCCGATCCGCGCCATGCGGCGCTTCCACGCGGTAGCGGCCCTGGCCCTGCTGCCGCACTCATGGTGAGATGCTGATCGTTCTGTCAGGCTTGCCCGGCTCGGGCAAGACCACCGTCGCACGCGAACTCGTGGGGCGGCTTTCGGCCGTCTATCTGCGCATCGATGCCATCGAGCAGGCGCTCGTGTCGGCGAAGGTGCTGGCGGGAGAGGTCGGCCCTGCGGGCTACGAGGTTGCCTATGCGCTGGCGCGCTCGAATCTTGCGCTCGGCCTCACGGTGGTTGCCGATTGCGTCAACCCGTTGCCGGTCACGCGCGAAGCGTGGCGCGCGGTCGCGGCGAGTGCGTCGTCACGTGTGCTGGAGGTCGAGATCGGTTGTTCGGATGTCGCGGAGCACCGCCGGCGCGTGGAGCTTCGCGCGCCAGACATTCCGGGGCATGCGCTGCCCGATTGGGCGTCGGTGCTGCGGCACAACTACGCGCCGTGGACCACGGATCGCCTGGTCATCGACACCGCCACTGTCGGCGCGGCCGAAGCGGCGCAGCGCATCGTGGCGGCAGCCCGCACCTGAACAGCACGCAGATATCGATACAGAAATCAGCGAAAGCGGCGCACGCTCTTCGCGACGGACCTCGTGGGCACGTCCGACGAAATCCTGGAGCGGCTGCGCAAGGACCCGGTGCTGCCGCAGATGAGCGAACTGCGCGTGGAGCTGCCCTACAACTTCGCGAGCGACGAGTACGAGCAGATCCTGGACGACCTCGCGCGCCGCATCGCGCCGGATTGGGATGGCATGTGACGGCCGAGCCCGTGCGTGAGCCCGCGCTGCTGGTCGCTTGATGCCGTTGCCCCTTTTTCTGCTGGGTGCATTTGCTGAATTGGTTATGGACTTATCGCAAACGCTTCGTTGGTGATCGGTGCCCGCTTGCCTAGAGTCCAGCCTGTCTTTTTCATGATCATTCACAAGGAGTCCCGAATGTCGATTCTCAGCAGATGGTGGCGAGCCGCGTCCTTCGCCACGCTGGCCTTTCTGGCCACCTCGCCCATTGCGTTCGCGCAGGCATCGGCCGACGGCAGTGGTCCGCTCGTCTCCACCGAGTGGCTCGAGAAGAACCTCAAGAACCCGAAGCTGCGCGTGATCGAGGTCAGCGTGAACCCCGGCCTCTACGAGCGCGGCCACATTCCCGGCGCCGTCAACTTCTCGTGGCACAACGACCTGAACGACCGCGTGCGGCGCGACATAGTGAGCCAGGCCGATTTCGAGAAACTGCTGTCCGCGGCCGGCGTGGACAAGGACACCACCATCGTCCTGTACGGCGACAACAACAACTGGTTCGCGGCATGGGGCGCCTGGGTGTTCGACCAGTACGGCCTCTCGAACGTGAAGCTGCTCGATGGCGGCCGCAAGAAATGGGAGGCCGAGAACCGGGGCCTCGACAACCGCGCGCCCGAGTTCGCCGCCACCCGCTTCAAGGTGACGCAGCCCAACCCGCAGATCCGCGCGCGGCTGGCCGACGTACTGGCCGTGGCCGAAGGCAAGAGCGACACGAAGCTGGTCGACATCCGCTCGGCCGACGAGTACAGCGGCAAGATCTTCGCGCCCGCCGGTGCCGCCGAGTTGGCGGTGCGCGCGGGCCACATCCCCGGTGCGGCCAACGTGCCGTGGGGACGCGCGGTGAATGAAGACGGGACCTTCAAGTCGGTCGCCGAGCTGAAGGCGCTCTATGCGGGCGTGGGCATCGATGGCAGCAAGCCGGCCATCACCTACTGCCGCATCGGCGAGCGTTCGAGCCACACCTGGTTCGCGCTCAACAGGATTCTTGGCTACAAGAACGTGCGCAACTACGACGGCTCGTGGACCGAATACGGCAACGCCGTTGGCGTGCCGGTCAACAACCCGAGCGGCACGGTCTGGGCTTCCAAGTGAGCAATCTGGAGGTGGTTTGAAGGATGAGTTCGAGGTGAGTCGGAGTCGGGTTGCCTTCATCGCAACTTGACGGACGACTTTTGAGCGAGCCCTCGGGCTCGCTTTTTTTATGGACTTTTTATGGATCTGCCGGAACGGACATGACTACTTCATCGCTTTCACTTTCCCGCACCGGCCTCGTTGCTGCAACCGCGACGCTGCTGCTGATCGCCGCCGGCGTGCACCTGCTCGGCGAACGCAGCGGTGGCCGGGCGCTCGCATTC
This region includes:
- a CDS encoding AAA family ATPase, coding for MLIVLSGLPGSGKTTVARELVGRLSAVYLRIDAIEQALVSAKVLAGEVGPAGYEVAYALARSNLALGLTVVADCVNPLPVTREAWRAVAASASSRVLEVEIGCSDVAEHRRRVELRAPDIPGHALPDWASVLRHNYAPWTTDRLVIDTATVGAAEAAQRIVAAART
- a CDS encoding type II toxin-antitoxin system HipA family toxin, coding for MLPEKIRQLDVEIAGAPAGQLLKHSVYEFRYLDSGVEQPSVALLMPPTRPTYQDGDLFAVMDQNLPEGDLYLRLRAMFPKQQLTQMHLLAVVGSNGIGRLGFRLAGAEAPAVPRIIDRKALLATRYTPEVFDELVRAYLSTGAGIAGMQPKIMVPDRVSVPVPTIIVKAGAASYPGLSANEFMCLTAAGHAGIETPTFDLSDDGQLLLVDRFDIAADGSRIGFEDIAALMNLRVRDIQSDRKYHGSYQRIAELMQYLQLPSENLARFFEQVAFSIMVRNGDGHLKNYGLLYTSTADCRLAPMFDVVTTALYRYTRYEGGPELEDRTLALKLFAGKGHTKAYPTTEELLLFGSKVCGVARPELVLARIAEGMQKTLRLAAGDPRIPKDLLEKMRDIWADGMTYAKAR
- a CDS encoding dodecin; the protein is MSNHVYKSLELTGSSPVGIEDAVQTAIAKAHETVRNIQWFTVTETRGHVVDGKVAHWQVTVKIGFTLE
- a CDS encoding sulfurtransferase, encoding MSILSRWWRAASFATLAFLATSPIAFAQASADGSGPLVSTEWLEKNLKNPKLRVIEVSVNPGLYERGHIPGAVNFSWHNDLNDRVRRDIVSQADFEKLLSAAGVDKDTTIVLYGDNNNWFAAWGAWVFDQYGLSNVKLLDGGRKKWEAENRGLDNRAPEFAATRFKVTQPNPQIRARLADVLAVAEGKSDTKLVDIRSADEYSGKIFAPAGAAELAVRAGHIPGAANVPWGRAVNEDGTFKSVAELKALYAGVGIDGSKPAITYCRIGERSSHTWFALNRILGYKNVRNYDGSWTEYGNAVGVPVNNPSGTVWASK
- a CDS encoding cation diffusion facilitator family transporter, whose amino-acid sequence is MAESKVAIYGAIGANVAIAITKFVVAGITGSSAMLSEGIHSAVDTFNGVLLLVGLKLSKRPATPEHPFGHGKELYFWSLIVAVLIFGLGGGVSFYEGIQHIRAPEPMRDPTWNYVVLAAAFVFEGTSFLIALKQFRAQAKGTPFWQALDRSKDPTTYTVLAEDSAALVGLLVAALGIYLGHALDMPVLDGVASVVIGVLLAGVAVLLIAQARGLLIGEGIRPETARAIRAIAMEQPSVEDVGHVLSMYIGADEALVIVDVNFKDDISTGEAGDAIAAIETEVRARFPTIKRIFIEATEAPQAGAAPAKDGGAL
- a CDS encoding helix-turn-helix domain-containing protein, whose amino-acid sequence is MKDKIRLPIELGQAIQRARKGGRLKATDIAARSGRARNVLYRLERGEDITVASLFDILRAMDLTIGLQRLGMPTLEEVTDRFGQDDDDAS
- a CDS encoding MFS transporter; the encoded protein is MSVSTKTTNRPLVIASIMASMAMVAIEATIVSTVMPQIASELGGLHLYSWVFASFLLAQTAMTVVFGKLSDLYGRKPIMFVGIAIFVIGSVLAGFSWSMPAMICFRLIQGIGAGAIQPVSLTIVGDLYPVRERGKVQGYLASVWAVSAVVGPMIGALIVQKLSWAWIFWVNVPIGLAAAAGFWFFLHEAPTVRRSSIDMVGAVLFTVGIASLMIALTEFGVGNSGVALAWAGLFVVTLALFIAQERRAADPMVSLKLWGARMIATVNGAAMLAGMVLIGITTFLPMYVQVVLERSSVTAGLTLTMVMLGWPIGATLTSRTFHRIGLWRMVVVGAALIPVGTATFALLGAGSSPVLPAIGSFIIGLGMGVMSLASLILIQEGVELSQRGIATASNVFSRNLGSALGAAFFGAVFNFGLTRGDGSMMFTDDELRLLLQGVHGSVAGDAGIRLALGSSLHLTFLMMLVVSLGVVVLALWLPKEGLETRAVKEDNKVVQK
- the mgrA gene encoding L-glyceraldehyde 3-phosphate reductase; amino-acid sequence: MTYLAAPERYDAIPYRRVGRSGLVLPAISLGLWHNFGDSTPIDVQRKLLRTAFDLGINHFDLANNYGPPYGSAETNFGRLLREDFKAYRDELIISSKAGWDMWPGPYGQGGGSRKYVLASLDQSLQRLGLDYVDIFYSHRFDPHTPLEETASALAQAVQQGKALYIGISSYSAGKTREIAALLREWKVPLLIHQPAYNLFNRWIEKDLLDATGELGAGVIAFTPLAQGLLTDKYLKGIPADARINRPGGGSLKQEHLSDDNVERARALNEIAKRRGQSLAQLALTWTLRDPRVSSALIGASRPEQIVDNVAALRHAPLSAEELAEIDKYAVEGGVNLWEKPSTDFA
- a CDS encoding SAM-dependent methyltransferase, translated to MLWEKKLAQWSAAVRDRANLPARLTLWDGQSYDFGNFSGPSVTLHVKSPAALSLMLQPTLDNLGEAYVKSKIDIEGKLSDVIDIAYGLAKTSIDKQGGALQNMARYFAHTKSSDKKSIQYHYDVSNEFYQQWLDANMVYSCAYFENGDEDLATAQLKKIDHILTKIDLRPGQTLLDIGCGWGALVIRAAQKFGARCVGVTLSQNQFDLATERVKAAGLEDRIEIRLQDYRDVTGQFDRITSVGMFEHVGRKNLPTYFKHVRELLADDGVVMNHGITSSDPEGGGVSYGGGDFIDRYVFPNGELPHISLALQAMQQGGLEAFDIENLRRHYAQTLRYWSDSYEANSDKLRTMVDEEKFRIWRVYLAGCAYAFENDDVAIYQIVGRKAGRAAKTLPWSRRYIYNGTSALNAA
- a CDS encoding AraC family transcriptional regulator encodes the protein MSDETPEIAAALAQPMPLEPELDEARKELVALINRITGGRDGTVETPVAGLQVYCISKPDRPKHAFATPALGLIAQGSKRIIMGDDIYVYDPMHYLVTSVDLPVCGQVRLTSDNEPYLGLRLELALDEIGELIGDEKLPAKANAPASRGMYVNRIAMPVLEPVLRLLRLVENPEDVPIMAPLIKREIMYRLLVNGEGARLRQIALQDSHTQRIAKAISALRINYAQSLRVEDMARAVHMSVSSFHHHFKAVTAMSPLQYQKQLRLQEARRQMLVTGIDVASAAHSVGYESPSQFAREYGRMFGAPPLRDKQRWLSEAGNDAMGAASMEAA